Proteins from a genomic interval of Candidatus Nomurabacteria bacterium:
- a CDS encoding 23S rRNA (pseudouridine(1915)-N(3))-methyltransferase RlmH — translation MEIVVISDSNLSSNELDEYAKRINKRVKFSLLQSDYKKVVKNTDYLVVLDQYGEKFDNLSFAKKFEQVISSGNFKRVVFIVGDAYGLNDEIKEKANLIWSFSDQVFPHRLFGLMLTEQIYRTIEIISNSPYHHQ, via the coding sequence ATGGAAATTGTCGTTATATCTGATTCAAATCTTAGCTCTAATGAGTTAGATGAGTATGCTAAGCGGATTAATAAACGTGTTAAGTTTAGTCTTTTACAATCTGATTATAAAAAAGTAGTTAAGAACACTGATTATCTAGTAGTCTTGGATCAATATGGTGAGAAGTTTGATAATTTAAGTTTTGCAAAAAAGTTTGAGCAGGTCATTAGCTCAGGCAACTTTAAAAGAGTAGTTTTTATAGTAGGTGATGCATATGGTTTAAATGATGAAATTAAAGAAAAAGCTAACTTAATTTGGAGTTTTTCTGATCAAGTATTTCCTCATAGGTTATTTGGATTAATGCTTACTGAGCAGATATATAGAACTATAGAGATAATTAGTAACTCCCCATATCATCATCAATGA
- the uvrA gene encoding excinuclease ABC subunit UvrA, with the protein MSEEIVVKGARENNLKNIDITIPKNKLVVITGLSGSGKSSLAFDTIFAEGQRRYVESLSSYARQFLGMVEKPDVDNITGLSPAISIDQKTTSRNPRSTVATVTEIYDYLRLLYARIGVPHCPVCGKEITQLTQQDIVNEILKLKMGMKALVLAPVVLAKKGEFQHIPEEFLKKGFARVRVDGVVYALDEFPLLEKQKKHTIEVVVDRLIINEENRNRISQSVEAALNLTSSLVSVLDSDTDEVHSFSKAFACLDHPEAGLKELEPRVFSFNSPQGACPECTGLGNRLEVDPELLMPNPRLSITEGAIRPLQRMGADAWTMKQILATCEAHGIDARKPVGELTEDEKKVILEGSDRKVKVSFGRGSYEVKFEGVAKNIRRRWQETDSENMRRELEKYMREQPCNTCHGKRLKPEVLAVKIDKYSIMDICEMDIEFAVDVFDKIKFSDKEQAIGRLVLKEIKSRLSFLNNVGLSYLNLARSAATLSGGEAQRIRLATQIGSGLEGVLYVLDEPSIGLHQRDNTKLLATLKHLKELGNTVIVVEHDEETIMEADYLVDVGPKAGVHGGEIVAAGTPKEVAKNKDSITGAYLAGREKIEANKKIRKGNGLSLEIIGAKENNLKDVSVKIPLGKMVVVSGVSGSGKSTLINDILAKELHAQLLRAQEPSGRHERIDGIENLDKIVIIDQSPIGRTPRSNPATYTGLFGPLRDLFTALPEAKVRGYKAGRFSFNVAGGRCETCQGDGVIKIEMHFLPDVYVPCEVCHGKRYKAEVLEVKFNGKSIADVLEMTVEDAVEFFKSQPAINKRLSMLNDVGLGYITLGQSATTLSGGEAQRVKLATELSKRPTGKTLYVLDEPTTGLHMHDVKKLLEVLNTLVDSGNSMVIIEHNLDVIKSADHIIDMGPEGGQKGGLVVAEGTPNDVSKVKGSYTGWYLQKNL; encoded by the coding sequence ATGAGTGAAGAGATTGTTGTTAAGGGTGCTCGGGAAAATAACTTAAAAAATATCGATATTACTATACCTAAGAACAAGTTAGTTGTTATTACTGGCTTAAGTGGTAGTGGGAAGAGTTCTTTAGCTTTTGATACTATCTTTGCCGAAGGTCAGCGACGTTACGTTGAGAGCCTAAGTTCTTATGCCCGACAGTTTTTGGGTATGGTCGAAAAGCCAGACGTTGATAACATTACTGGATTATCGCCGGCAATTAGTATTGATCAAAAAACTACGAGTAGAAATCCAAGATCTACCGTGGCTACAGTTACTGAAATTTATGATTATTTAAGGTTGCTTTATGCAAGAATTGGGGTTCCGCACTGCCCAGTATGCGGTAAAGAGATTACTCAGTTAACTCAGCAAGATATTGTTAATGAAATACTCAAATTGAAAATGGGCATGAAAGCTTTAGTGTTGGCTCCTGTTGTTCTTGCTAAAAAAGGAGAGTTTCAACATATTCCTGAAGAGTTTTTAAAAAAAGGTTTTGCAAGGGTAAGAGTTGATGGGGTTGTTTATGCACTCGACGAGTTCCCTCTTTTAGAAAAGCAGAAGAAGCACACCATTGAAGTTGTAGTAGATAGATTGATTATTAACGAAGAAAACAGAAATAGAATTAGCCAAAGCGTGGAAGCCGCATTAAACTTAACATCTTCTTTAGTAAGTGTTTTGGATTCTGATACAGATGAGGTACACAGTTTTTCTAAGGCTTTTGCTTGCCTGGATCACCCGGAAGCTGGACTAAAGGAGTTGGAGCCTCGAGTTTTTTCTTTTAACTCACCACAAGGAGCCTGCCCTGAGTGTACTGGGCTTGGCAATAGGCTTGAGGTTGACCCAGAATTACTGATGCCAAATCCAAGACTTAGTATTACAGAAGGTGCGATTCGACCTTTACAGAGAATGGGAGCTGATGCTTGGACAATGAAGCAGATTCTAGCGACATGTGAGGCTCATGGAATTGATGCCAGAAAGCCGGTCGGTGAACTAACTGAAGACGAGAAGAAAGTGATCTTAGAAGGCAGTGATAGAAAAGTCAAAGTAAGTTTTGGACGCGGGAGCTACGAAGTTAAGTTTGAAGGGGTTGCTAAGAATATTAGACGCAGGTGGCAAGAGACAGACTCAGAGAATATGCGTCGAGAGCTCGAAAAATATATGCGTGAACAACCTTGTAACACTTGCCATGGTAAAAGACTTAAGCCTGAGGTTCTTGCTGTAAAGATTGATAAATATTCTATTATGGATATTTGTGAAATGGATATTGAGTTTGCAGTTGATGTTTTTGACAAGATTAAGTTTAGTGATAAAGAACAAGCGATTGGACGTCTAGTTTTAAAAGAGATTAAATCTAGGTTAAGTTTTTTAAATAACGTAGGTTTAAGTTACTTAAACTTGGCCCGTTCTGCTGCAACTTTAAGTGGAGGTGAAGCCCAAAGAATCAGGCTTGCTACGCAGATTGGTTCTGGCCTAGAGGGAGTTTTATATGTTTTAGATGAGCCAAGCATTGGCTTGCATCAAAGAGATAATACAAAATTACTTGCTACTTTGAAGCATCTTAAGGAGTTAGGTAATACAGTAATTGTTGTAGAACACGATGAAGAAACTATTATGGAGGCAGACTACTTGGTGGATGTGGGTCCTAAAGCTGGTGTGCATGGTGGAGAAATAGTAGCTGCGGGAACTCCGAAAGAAGTGGCAAAGAATAAGGATAGTATAACTGGAGCATATCTCGCAGGGCGCGAAAAAATAGAGGCAAATAAAAAAATACGAAAAGGCAATGGTTTAAGCTTAGAGATCATTGGTGCTAAAGAAAATAACTTAAAGGATGTCAGTGTTAAGATCCCTCTTGGAAAGATGGTCGTTGTTTCTGGAGTTTCTGGCTCTGGAAAATCTACACTTATTAATGATATTCTTGCTAAAGAATTACACGCTCAGCTGCTAAGAGCTCAAGAGCCAAGTGGTAGACATGAACGAATTGATGGAATTGAGAACTTAGATAAAATTGTTATTATTGATCAATCACCTATTGGTAGGACTCCAAGGAGCAACCCTGCAACTTATACTGGATTATTTGGCCCTCTTAGAGATCTGTTTACTGCTCTTCCAGAAGCAAAAGTAAGAGGATATAAAGCTGGTAGATTCAGTTTTAATGTAGCCGGTGGGCGTTGTGAGACTTGCCAAGGTGACGGGGTTATTAAGATAGAAATGCACTTTTTACCTGATGTTTATGTACCTTGCGAAGTGTGTCATGGTAAACGCTATAAAGCTGAAGTCTTGGAGGTAAAGTTTAATGGTAAAAGTATTGCTGATGTTTTAGAGATGACAGTTGAGGACGCTGTTGAGTTCTTTAAATCTCAGCCTGCGATAAACAAACGCTTAAGTATGCTTAACGATGTAGGTTTAGGATATATAACTTTAGGCCAAAGTGCGACTACTTTGAGTGGAGGCGAGGCTCAAAGGGTTAAGCTTGCAACTGAGCTAAGCAAGCGCCCAACAGGTAAGACTTTATACGTTTTAGATGAACCGACAACAGGATTGCACATGCACGATGTTAAAAAGTTATTAGAGGTTTTAAATACTTTGGTAGATTCTGGAAATAGCATGGTTATTATCGAGCACAACTTAGATGTAATTAAATCTGCTGATCATATTATTGATATGGGTCCAGAAGGCGGCCAAAAAGGTGGCCTTGTTGTTGCGGAAGGAACACCGAATGACGTATCTAAAGTAAAAGGTAGCTATACTGGATGGTATTTACAAAAAAATCTTTAG
- a CDS encoding thermonuclease family protein — translation MTISQKKKLAKSVTTLILIVIGGFYQLKTKNNNLDTSQVGYYDVVSIADGDTITVDMEGKKEKVRFIGVDTPEIYHGGDTSPSECYGEKAKAYIEAAIDNKRVKLVADEKGSNRDKYGRLLRYVYNYQNLSLDETLVSEGYGFAVDGFAYSKKQEYLSLMNDAENNKKGLWAICKIDRSKGYPEVAN, via the coding sequence ATGACTATTTCTCAAAAAAAGAAACTTGCCAAGTCTGTCACCACTTTAATACTCATAGTTATCGGAGGATTTTATCAGCTTAAAACTAAAAACAATAACTTAGATACGAGTCAAGTTGGATATTATGATGTGGTTAGTATTGCCGATGGGGACACTATAACTGTAGATATGGAAGGCAAGAAAGAGAAGGTTAGGTTTATTGGAGTTGATACACCGGAGATATACCATGGTGGAGATACCTCTCCATCTGAATGTTATGGAGAAAAAGCCAAAGCTTATATTGAGGCCGCAATAGACAATAAAAGAGTTAAACTTGTGGCAGATGAAAAAGGATCTAATCGTGATAAATACGGAAGATTATTAAGATATGTTTATAATTATCAAAACTTAAGTTTAGATGAAACTCTGGTCTCTGAAGGATATGGCTTTGCTGTTGATGGGTTTGCGTATTCAAAGAAGCAAGAATATTTAAGCTTAATGAATGATGCTGAGAATAATAAAAAAGGTTTGTGGGCGATTTGTAAAATTGATAGGTCTAAAGGTTACCCGGAGGTAGCTAACTGA
- a CDS encoding cob(I)yrinic acid a,c-diamide adenosyltransferase, which translates to MFEDYKTKDSVVIVYTGDSKGKTSASLGLMLRALGADMRVAYVQFIKYWEVSEHKAITELEKVYKSKLKFIKGGKGFYNAGDLSAKNVSEDEHKYAAIDTYKKALEFARSDEFDLVICDEINNAVNDGLLNKKDLLSLIQSRSKNCSLCLTGRNFPSEYLKYTDIATEMTKRKHYFDDKFKYRDIGSIVID; encoded by the coding sequence ATGTTTGAGGATTATAAAACTAAAGATTCTGTAGTGATTGTTTACACTGGGGATAGTAAAGGTAAGACTTCTGCCTCTCTGGGTTTGATGTTAAGGGCTCTCGGAGCTGATATGAGAGTTGCCTATGTACAGTTTATTAAGTACTGGGAGGTTTCTGAGCACAAGGCTATTACTGAACTAGAAAAAGTCTATAAATCTAAACTTAAGTTTATTAAAGGTGGCAAGGGTTTTTATAACGCGGGTGATTTAAGTGCTAAAAATGTATCTGAGGATGAGCATAAATATGCAGCCATAGATACATATAAAAAGGCATTAGAATTTGCCAGAAGCGATGAATTTGATTTAGTTATTTGTGATGAAATTAATAATGCGGTTAACGATGGATTGTTAAATAAGAAAGATTTATTAAGTCTAATCCAATCAAGATCTAAAAATTGCTCATTGTGCTTAACCGGACGTAATTTTCCGAGTGAATATTTAAAATACACAGATATTGCTACAGAGATGACTAAGCGTAAGCATTATTTTGATGATAAGTTTAAATACAGGGATATTGGATCAATTGTTATTGATTAG
- the recG gene encoding ATP-dependent DNA helicase RecG, whose amino-acid sequence MSKKKLSISSRLDELNGVGPAKYKQLQDVDLNTIADLLDYWPRRYVDYSNIGYIKKIKPGLVTLKVSIINIKGRWARGRAMHLTEAVVEDDKGDRMPVVWFNQPYRLNSFKTDEKYYISGDFKVSSGRLNLTNPSVEPVKSDKNQSNTARIIPVYPEKSNLSSSLIRSLLIQIEQVAKEIKEVLPQEILDEYKLIPKNEALWQLHMPQSMESLNLAKKRLAFEEVLTLQLAVQKNKEFIQKLTSPKIKFNLEDTKELVKSLKFKLTDEQRAAAWQILKDLEKDEPMNRMLMGDVGSGKTVIAAIASLQAIKAGKQVTVLAPTEVLATQHAKSFTTLLSNFNQKVDLLVGSLKPKQKTELLNKIEDGSTKFIVGTHALIQQKVKFKDLSFVIVDEQHRFGVNQRKELQKRVGEGKFPHLLTMTATPIPRSLALMLYGELEQSMIRTKPLGRIEIQTELIPGASKQKVWDKLKEELSLNHAAIFVCPNITDTENSARVSTAKVYEELSRKAWIKKHGLGLLHGKLKSDDKDQIMLDFASGKINTLVSTTVIEVGIDIPRATLIVIEGAEYFGLAQLHQLRGRVGRSNLPSYCYLVPAKNDGIPARLRYFTDNSDGFKLAQYDLEMRGPGQVYGKLQSGALDLRLIDINDTKLINQAREAAISIVKDKLALSTELRANIAKHQDLEYLN is encoded by the coding sequence ATGAGTAAAAAAAAGTTAAGTATAAGCTCTAGATTGGATGAGCTAAATGGGGTAGGTCCAGCTAAATATAAACAACTACAAGATGTTGACCTAAATACTATTGCGGACCTACTGGACTATTGGCCAAGACGCTACGTAGATTACTCAAATATAGGCTATATAAAAAAAATTAAACCCGGTTTAGTGACCTTAAAAGTATCAATAATAAATATCAAGGGTCGTTGGGCTAGAGGTCGTGCAATGCATCTCACAGAAGCAGTTGTAGAAGATGATAAAGGTGATAGAATGCCTGTAGTTTGGTTCAATCAGCCATATAGATTAAATAGTTTTAAAACTGATGAGAAGTATTATATATCAGGAGATTTTAAAGTTAGCTCGGGTAGGTTAAACTTAACTAATCCTTCTGTAGAGCCAGTAAAATCAGACAAGAACCAATCAAATACAGCAAGAATAATCCCAGTTTACCCTGAAAAAAGTAATCTAAGCTCAAGCTTAATAAGAAGTTTATTGATACAGATTGAGCAAGTAGCAAAAGAAATAAAAGAAGTATTACCGCAAGAGATATTAGATGAGTATAAATTAATCCCAAAAAATGAGGCTTTGTGGCAACTCCATATGCCACAATCTATGGAGTCTCTCAATCTTGCAAAAAAACGATTAGCTTTTGAAGAGGTTTTGACTCTCCAACTAGCTGTTCAAAAAAACAAAGAGTTTATCCAAAAACTTACATCTCCAAAAATTAAGTTCAATCTAGAAGACACAAAAGAACTTGTAAAGTCACTTAAGTTTAAACTTACAGATGAACAAAGAGCTGCAGCCTGGCAAATTCTAAAGGATCTAGAAAAAGACGAGCCAATGAATAGAATGCTAATGGGTGATGTAGGCTCCGGAAAAACCGTCATAGCCGCAATAGCATCACTGCAGGCAATTAAAGCAGGGAAACAAGTGACAGTTTTAGCACCTACAGAAGTCCTTGCCACTCAACACGCAAAAAGCTTTACTACTTTACTTTCTAACTTTAACCAAAAAGTTGACCTACTAGTTGGCTCACTTAAACCAAAACAAAAAACCGAACTTTTAAATAAAATTGAAGATGGCTCAACCAAGTTTATAGTAGGAACTCATGCTTTAATTCAACAAAAGGTTAAGTTTAAGGATCTTTCCTTCGTTATTGTAGATGAACAACATAGGTTTGGTGTTAACCAGCGTAAAGAACTCCAAAAAAGAGTAGGGGAAGGCAAATTTCCTCATTTACTGACAATGACGGCAACACCAATCCCCCGTTCATTAGCTCTTATGCTTTATGGAGAACTGGAGCAGAGTATGATTAGAACTAAACCACTAGGCAGAATAGAAATACAAACAGAACTAATTCCGGGTGCCTCTAAACAAAAAGTTTGGGACAAACTAAAAGAAGAACTAAGTTTAAACCATGCCGCAATCTTCGTCTGCCCAAACATTACAGATACTGAGAACTCTGCAAGAGTATCAACAGCTAAAGTTTATGAAGAACTCTCAAGAAAAGCTTGGATAAAAAAACATGGTTTAGGTCTTCTTCACGGAAAACTAAAGTCAGATGATAAAGACCAAATAATGTTAGATTTTGCATCGGGTAAAATTAATACTTTAGTCTCTACAACTGTAATAGAGGTCGGTATAGATATCCCAAGAGCCACCTTAATAGTTATTGAAGGAGCGGAATATTTTGGTCTTGCTCAACTACATCAGCTTAGAGGTAGAGTAGGAAGGTCAAATCTGCCAAGTTATTGCTATTTAGTGCCAGCTAAAAACGATGGCATACCTGCTAGGCTTAGATATTTTACAGATAATTCAGATGGCTTTAAGTTAGCACAATACGACCTCGAGATGCGGGGTCCTGGCCAGGTATACGGTAAGCTACAATCAGGAGCCCTAGACTTAAGGTTAATTGACATAAACGACACAAAATTAATTAACCAAGCAAGAGAAGCGGCCATCAGTATTGTAAAAGACAAGTTAGCCCTGAGTACCGAGCTCAGAGCTAACATTGCTAAACACCAAGATTTAGAATACTTAAACTAG
- a CDS encoding KH domain-containing protein, with protein sequence MSEITIDQQFVEYIAKSLVDNEADVKVERVVDERGVLLTLYVNPADLGRVIGKRGAIAESIRTLLRSLGIKNSAHYNLKIADTDGGSNSTREEVQEQDYSQYASRRTKIVENSQSEDQALTEEEPTKESDFVKNTRQELADLED encoded by the coding sequence ATGAGTGAAATTACAATCGACCAACAATTTGTAGAATACATAGCAAAAAGCTTAGTAGATAATGAGGCTGACGTTAAAGTAGAGCGCGTAGTGGATGAGAGAGGAGTATTATTAACCCTTTACGTAAATCCAGCAGACTTAGGCAGAGTTATTGGCAAACGAGGAGCCATTGCCGAAAGTATAAGAACACTTTTAAGATCATTAGGGATTAAAAATAGTGCTCACTATAACTTAAAAATTGCTGATACAGATGGAGGCTCAAACTCAACAAGAGAAGAAGTCCAAGAACAAGATTATAGTCAGTATGCCTCCAGAAGAACAAAAATAGTGGAAAACTCTCAGTCAGAGGATCAGGCTTTAACAGAGGAAGAACCAACAAAAGAGTCTGATTTTGTCAAAAATACTCGTCAAGAACTTGCAGACTTAGAAGATTAA
- a CDS encoding tyrosine--tRNA ligase, which translates to MNNKMTLSEELTWRGFVHQTTFKDIKELDKQKRTFYHGFDASADSQTVGNLAAMMFDGILMKHGFKAILLAGGATSLVGDPGGRTSERQMQAEERIKNNVERAQEELKRIHRGKDFTLVNNIDWTKDLKVLDFLRDIGKNFGVGDLIKKDFIASRLGEGSDGISYAEFSYTLLQGMDYLHLFDNYGVTLQIGGSDQWGNCISGVDLIRKTRGKEAHVLSHILVVNKSTGKKFGKSEEGAVWLDPNKTSVFKFYQFWLNMDDEGVGDYLKIYTEITPNKFNKLMADFKIDPAMRLAQKFLAYEVTKTVHSEEAANRAKKMTEVIFDGRNVAELSDTEFKELAEELPNSNKEDLLEFLVDTKLAESKSAARRLVEQGSIQINGIKANLDTKFSTESLVKKGKNSFAVKL; encoded by the coding sequence ATGAATAACAAAATGACACTCTCAGAAGAACTAACTTGGCGAGGATTTGTTCACCAAACTACATTTAAAGATATAAAAGAACTAGACAAACAAAAACGAACCTTTTACCATGGTTTTGACGCTTCAGCAGACTCACAAACGGTGGGTAATTTGGCGGCTATGATGTTCGATGGAATTCTGATGAAACACGGGTTTAAGGCTATTTTACTAGCAGGAGGGGCAACTTCTTTAGTAGGCGATCCTGGTGGAAGGACTTCAGAGAGGCAGATGCAGGCGGAAGAAAGAATAAAAAATAATGTTGAACGAGCCCAAGAGGAGCTGAAGCGAATACATAGAGGAAAAGATTTTACTTTAGTAAATAATATTGATTGGACTAAAGACTTAAAAGTCCTAGACTTTTTAAGAGACATTGGAAAGAACTTTGGCGTTGGTGATTTAATTAAGAAAGATTTCATTGCCAGTAGACTTGGAGAAGGGTCTGATGGAATAAGTTATGCTGAGTTTAGCTACACTCTCTTGCAAGGTATGGATTACCTTCATTTATTTGATAACTACGGTGTAACTCTACAGATAGGTGGTTCTGATCAGTGGGGTAATTGTATCTCTGGAGTTGATCTGATTAGAAAAACTAGAGGGAAAGAAGCTCATGTTTTATCACACATCTTAGTTGTTAATAAATCGACTGGTAAAAAGTTTGGTAAAAGTGAAGAGGGTGCGGTTTGGTTAGACCCTAATAAAACTAGTGTGTTTAAGTTTTACCAGTTCTGGTTGAATATGGATGACGAAGGAGTTGGTGATTACCTAAAGATCTATACAGAGATTACGCCGAATAAGTTCAATAAGCTGATGGCAGACTTTAAAATAGATCCTGCTATGCGTTTAGCGCAGAAGTTTTTGGCATATGAGGTCACTAAGACTGTTCATAGTGAAGAAGCGGCAAATAGAGCTAAGAAGATGACTGAAGTTATATTCGATGGAAGAAATGTTGCTGAACTTAGTGATACTGAGTTTAAAGAACTTGCTGAAGAACTACCCAACTCTAATAAAGAGGATTTACTAGAGTTCTTGGTAGATACTAAACTTGCAGAGAGTAAAAGTGCTGCCAGAAGACTTGTTGAGCAAGGATCTATTCAAATTAACGGTATTAAGGCTAATCTAGATACTAAGTTTAGTACTGAATCATTAGTTAAAAAAGGTAAGAACAGCTTTGCTGTTAAACTTTAG
- the ruvB gene encoding Holliday junction branch migration DNA helicase RuvB, with protein MTIIDIKNELNLRPKSFKEYIGQQKLKQNLELAIKAAKSRGETIDHLLLYGPPGLGKTTMAGVVAKELGANLHITAGPAIERGGDLASMLTKLQPGDILFIDEIHRLSSAIEEVLYSAMEDFGLDIVLGKGPSAKSLRIDLPKFTLIGATTKTGSLAAPLRDRFGLVHQLDFYKEDEIADILKRSAKVLDLKLSDDAATEIAKRSRLTPRIANRILKRVRDYAQVHGNPNDVDLKTALDSLNMLEIDEHGLDASDRRILKIMIEKFNGGPVGLDTLSHASAEEKGTIEDYYEPYLMRLGLIERTPRGRKVTPKAKKIIIS; from the coding sequence ATGACAATTATTGACATAAAAAATGAACTAAATCTTAGACCTAAATCTTTTAAAGAATATATCGGTCAACAAAAACTCAAACAAAACTTAGAATTAGCCATAAAAGCAGCTAAGAGTAGAGGAGAGACTATTGACCATCTGCTCCTTTACGGTCCTCCTGGTTTAGGTAAAACCACTATGGCTGGAGTTGTTGCTAAAGAATTAGGAGCAAATCTACATATAACAGCCGGCCCTGCTATTGAGCGAGGCGGGGACTTAGCAAGTATGCTTACAAAACTTCAGCCAGGTGACATTTTATTTATTGATGAAATCCATCGCCTTAGCTCAGCTATAGAAGAGGTACTATATTCTGCTATGGAAGATTTTGGTTTAGATATAGTTTTAGGTAAGGGTCCAAGTGCTAAATCTCTTAGAATTGATCTGCCTAAATTTACACTTATCGGGGCGACGACCAAGACTGGATCTTTAGCAGCGCCGCTAAGAGATCGTTTTGGACTTGTGCATCAATTAGACTTTTATAAAGAGGATGAGATTGCGGATATCTTAAAAAGAAGTGCGAAGGTATTGGATCTCAAACTTAGCGATGATGCAGCTACAGAAATCGCAAAAAGATCTCGACTAACACCTCGAATTGCTAATAGAATATTAAAACGAGTAAGGGATTACGCCCAAGTACATGGTAACCCAAATGATGTAGACTTAAAAACTGCGTTAGATTCACTCAATATGCTAGAGATTGACGAGCATGGCCTAGATGCAAGTGATAGAAGGATATTAAAGATAATGATAGAAAAGTTTAACGGAGGCCCAGTTGGCCTAGACACACTCTCTCACGCCTCTGCCGAAGAAAAGGGAACAATAGAGGATTATTACGAACCCTACCTAATGCGGCTAGGCTTAATAGAAAGAACCCCACGTGGCCGCAAAGTCACCCCTAAAGCTAAAAAAATAATTATCAGTTAG
- a CDS encoding thymidine kinase — protein sequence MAKLYFHYGAMNSGKTIELLRAAHNYEEIGMKPFLVKPGTDTKGENKVTSRVGIDRMVDLVATPDMDLWQAIPEHVGGEPIGCIFADEAQFFSPDQIDQLFALTLDPGIPVMSYGLRGDFRTRGFPGSTRLLEIAHVIKEIRTVCRCGSNAIFNGRKINGEFVLEGDQVAIDGSSMDIAYESLCGACYAQHVGLVKND from the coding sequence ATGGCTAAACTATACTTTCACTACGGGGCAATGAACAGCGGCAAAACCATAGAACTACTTAGGGCAGCACACAATTATGAAGAGATTGGAATGAAACCCTTTCTAGTCAAACCTGGTACAGACACTAAGGGAGAAAACAAGGTAACCTCCAGAGTCGGTATAGATAGGATGGTAGATCTTGTAGCTACGCCAGACATGGATCTTTGGCAAGCTATTCCAGAACATGTAGGAGGAGAACCTATAGGCTGTATATTTGCCGATGAAGCTCAATTCTTTAGTCCTGACCAAATAGACCAACTCTTTGCCCTAACCTTAGATCCAGGTATACCAGTTATGTCCTACGGCTTAAGGGGGGACTTTAGAACCCGGGGGTTTCCAGGATCAACACGACTACTTGAAATAGCTCACGTAATTAAAGAGATAAGGACTGTTTGTCGCTGTGGTAGCAACGCAATATTTAATGGGCGTAAAATCAATGGAGAGTTTGTGCTCGAGGGAGACCAAGTTGCTATCGATGGGTCTTCAATGGATATAGCCTACGAGTCTCTTTGCGGAGCCTGCTATGCTCAGCATGTTGGACTAGTAAAGAACGACTAA
- a CDS encoding L-histidine N(alpha)-methyltransferase has protein sequence MKNVVISEEDLYNSLSKESEILSKYSYLGEGAKYWDALSKKWSMLNINTSDENTLIKKNLDNAIASVIQRGVKGINIIDIGCGNGLTAKDILQEILEQNVQVTYTAVDISKEMASLAKNNIDKKIKAISTEVYIMDFEKDDLTKLREGLKPYYINLVMILGNSLGNYKDPSKILNNVMQLASKSDLILIGLANYQPDIKDSLLISYSLKEELKLVCSTAKRIGIRLSDPSVSWNEKNQEVEIKAKTKQTLRIHHNNKDTIIESGSEILLLRSRRFTDELIKKVISNSLLSNRHYKTYKGLSNSLVLIGN, from the coding sequence ATGAAGAACGTCGTCATAAGTGAAGAAGATCTATACAACTCACTGTCTAAAGAATCGGAAATCCTGAGTAAGTACTCTTATTTAGGGGAAGGTGCTAAGTACTGGGATGCACTAAGTAAAAAATGGTCGATGTTAAATATCAATACATCAGATGAGAACACTCTTATCAAGAAGAATTTAGACAACGCTATAGCGTCCGTGATTCAGCGGGGCGTTAAAGGAATTAATATCATAGATATAGGATGTGGTAATGGATTAACAGCGAAGGATATATTACAAGAAATACTTGAACAGAATGTTCAGGTTACATACACTGCAGTTGATATAAGCAAAGAGATGGCATCTCTGGCCAAAAATAATATAGATAAAAAAATAAAAGCTATAAGTACTGAAGTATATATTATGGACTTTGAAAAAGACGATCTAACTAAGCTCAGAGAAGGGTTGAAGCCTTACTACATCAATTTGGTAATGATTCTAGGGAACTCACTTGGTAACTACAAAGATCCTAGCAAAATACTTAACAATGTGATGCAACTGGCTAGCAAGTCAGATTTAATCCTCATTGGTTTAGCTAATTATCAACCAGACATCAAAGATTCTCTCTTAATATCCTACTCCTTAAAAGAAGAGCTTAAACTTGTATGTTCAACAGCTAAAAGAATAGGCATTCGCCTATCAGACCCAAGTGTTAGCTGGAACGAGAAGAATCAAGAGGTGGAAATAAAAGCAAAGACTAAACAAACCCTTAGGATACACCACAATAATAAAGATACAATAATTGAATCTGGTTCAGAAATATTACTACTAAGGTCAAGACGATTTACAGATGAACTAATCAAAAAAGTTATATCTAACTCACTCTTATCAAATCGACACTATAAAACATATAAAGGGTTAAGTAACTCACTGGTCTTAATAGGGAACTAG